In a genomic window of Punica granatum isolate Tunisia-2019 chromosome 6, ASM765513v2, whole genome shotgun sequence:
- the LOC116210716 gene encoding putative potassium transporter 12 isoform X1 translates to MEEGGGGDGIEEASTSVSLSGGGESRWVDGSEVEDSSESAAPSWPVIDGGGGGGEADRGDGYGYLRRRLVKNPRRVDSFDVEAMEIEGARRHRSKDTSTWQTLALAFQTLGVVYGDMGTSPLYVFSDVFSRVPIESDVDVLGALSLVMYTIALIPLAKYVFVVLKANDNGEGGTFALYSLICRYADISVLPNRQPADELISSYRLKLPTPELERALNIKETLERRSSLKTTLLLLVLMGTSMIIGDGILTPAISVMSAVSGLQGELEGFGTNLSTDAVVIVSIVILLGLFSIQRFGTGKVGFLFAPILALWFFCLGSIGLYNLIKHDITVLRAVNPAYIYYFFKKNSGLAWSALGGCVLCITGAEAMFADLGHFTVRAIQVAFSCVVFPCLLLAYMGQAAYLMQYPGSAPRIFYDSVPRALFWPVFVIATLAAMIASQAMISATFSCVKQSMALGCFPRLKIVHTSRRLMGQIYIPIINWFLMVMCVIVVAIFQGTTDIANAYGIAEVGVMIVSTALVTIVMLLIWQTNLSLALCFPLIFGSVELIYLCAILSKIKQGGWLPLVFAFSFLCVMYTWNYGSVLKYQSEVREKISMDLMLELGSTLGTVRVPGIGLLYNELVQGIPSIFGQFLLSLPAIHSTIVFVCIKYVPVPVVPQEERFLFRRACPKDYHMFRCVARYGYKDVRKEDHHAFEQLLVESLEKFLRMEAEDIALENDLHDFELDSVSVRSMDLGPAARYRADDLRAPLIQGRQFEESDTSVSEEGGSMLPPSIMSSSLEEDPGLEYELSALREAMDSGFTYLLAHGDVRARKDSWFFKKLVINYFYAFLRRNCRAGPANMSVPHMNILQVRITYMV, encoded by the exons AtggaggaaggaggaggaggagacggGATTGAGGAGGCCAGCACGAGTGTGAGCTTGAGCGGGGGAGGAGAGTCGAGGTGGGTCGATGGGAGTGAAGTGGAGGACTCCTCGGAGTCAGCGGCTCCTTCCTGGCCGGTGATCGACGGTGGAGGGGGCGGCGGTGAGGCAGACAGAGGAGATGGGTACGGTTACCTGAGGAGGAGGCTCGTGAAGAACCCCAGACGGGTTGACTCCTTTGACGTCGAGGCGATGGAGATTGAAGGCGCTCGTCGTCACCGCTCCAAG GACACTTCAACATGGCAGACTCTTGCTTTAGCATTTCAAACACTGGGCGTAGTATACGGTGACATGGGCACCAGCCCTTTATACGTATTCAGTGATGTGTTTAGCAGGGTCCCAATCGAGTCAGACGTAGATGTCCTTGGAGCTCTCTCACTTGTCATGTACACAATTGCCCTTATTCCTCTAGCAAAATACGTCTTCGTGGTGTTGAAAGCCAACGATAATGGGGAAG GAGGAACGTTTGCTCTGTACTCGTTGATTTGCAGATATGCAGACATTAGTGTTCTTCCTAATCGTCAGCCTGCTGATGAGCTTATCTCGAGTTATAGACTCAAATTGCCTACACCAGAACTGGAGAGGGCTCTCAATATCAAAGAAACTCTTGAGAGGAGATCCTCGTTGAAGACTACCCTCTTGCTGCTGGTTCTCATGGGAACATCAATGATAATAGGAGACGGTATTCTTACCCCAGCAATTTCAG TGATGTCAGCTGTGAGTGGGCTGCAGGGTGAATTAGAAGGATTTGGCACAA ATCTGTCTACAGATGCTGTGGTCATTGTCTCAATTGTTATCCTCCTTGGCCTATTCAGCATACAGCGGTTCGGGACTGGGAAAGTCGGTTTCCTGTTTGCCCCGATCCTTGCCCTATGGTTCTTTTGCCTCGGATCCATTGGATTGTACAATCTCATTAAGCACGATATTACTGTCTTAAGGGCAGTGAATCCTGCTTACATATACTACTTCTTCAAAAAGAATAGTGGTTTAGCATGGTCTGCCCTCGGTGGCTGTGTTCTCTGCATTACAG GAGCGGAGGCAATGTTTGCTGATTTGGGTCATTTTACTGTACGAGCAATACAG GTTGCCTTCAGCTGTGTGGTATTCCCCTGCCTCCTCTTGGCTTATATGGGCCAAGCTGCATATCTGATGCAGTACCCAGGATCGGCTCCAAGAATATTCTACGATTCTGTGCCAC GTGCTCTGTTCTGGCCTGTCTTTGTGATAGCCACACTCGCAGCCATGATTGCGAGCCAAGCTATGATATCTGCCACCTTCTCATGCGTAAAACAATCCATGGCTCTTGGGTGCTTCCCAAGGCTGAAGATAGTTCACACCTCAAGGAGGCTTATGGGCCAGATCTACATTCCCATTATCAACTGGTTCCTGATGGTCATGTGTGTGATTGTGGTTGCCATATTTCAGGGCACCACCGATATTGCTAATGCATATG GCATAGCTGAAGTTGGGGTGATGATAGTAAGCACGGCCCTCGTGACGATCGTAATGCTTCTAATATGGCAGACGAACTTATCGTTAGCACTATGTTTTCCGCTGATATTCGGATCAGTGGAGCTCATATACCTGTGTGCGATCTTATCAAAAATCAAGCAGGGAGGTTGGCTTCCTCTCGTGTTCGCATTCTCCTTTTTGTGTGTGATGTACACTTGGAACTACGGGAGTGTGCTCAAGTACCAGAGCGAAGTGAGGGAGAAGATCTCCATGGATCTCATGCTTGAGCTGGGCTCCACCCTTGGGACAGTTAGGGTCCCTGGCATTGGTCTTCTCTACAACGAGCTGGTCCAGGGCATTCCCTCGATCTTCGGGCAGTTCCTCTTGAGCCTCCCTGCTATCCACTCCACAATCGTGTTTGTCTGCATCAAGTACGTACCTGTGCCGGTGGTCCCGCAGGAGGAGCGGTTCCTTTTCCGGAGGGCTTGCCCCAAGGACTACCACATGTTCCGGTGTGTTGCTCGTTATGGGTACAAGGATGTGAGGAAGGAGGACCACCATGCGTTCGAACAGCTACTAGTTGAGAGCCTTGAGAAATTCCTCAGGATGGAGGCTGAGGACATCGCCCTTGAGAATGACCTGCACGATTTTGAGCTCGACAGTGTATCGGTGCGATCCATGGACCTGGGGCCTGCCGCCAGGTACAGGGCTGACGACCTCCGGGCCCCGCTCATCCAGGGGAGGCAGTTTGAGGAATCAGATACTTCGGTGTCTGAAGAAGGGGGCAGCATGCTGCCACCGAGCATCATGAGCTCATCCTTGGAGGAGGACCCGGGGCTTGAGTACGAGCTGTCTGCCCTGAGAGAAGCAATGGACTCGGGTTTCACCTACCTGCTCGCCCACGGGGACGTGAGGGCGAGGAAGGACTCCTGGTTCTTCAAGAAGCTCGTTATAAACTACTTCTACGCATTCCTTCGGCGGAACTGCAGGGCTGGGCCAGCGAACATGAGCGTGCCTCACATGAACATTCTCCAGGTCAGGATCACATACATGGTCTGA
- the LOC116210716 gene encoding putative potassium transporter 12 isoform X4 — MEEGGGGDGIEEASTSVSLSGGGESRWVDGSEVEDSSESAAPSWPVIDGGGGGGEADRGDGYGYLRRRLVKNPRRVDSFDVEAMEIEGARRHRSKDTSTWQTLALAFQTLGVVYGDMGTSPLYVFSDVFSRVPIESDVDVLGALSLVMYTIALIPLAKYVFVVLKANDNGEGGTFALYSLICRYADISVLPNRQPADELISSYRLKLPTPELERALNIKETLERRSSLKTTLLLLVLMGTSMIIGDGILTPAISVMSAVSGLQGELEGFGTRAEAMFADLGHFTVRAIQVAFSCVVFPCLLLAYMGQAAYLMQYPGSAPRIFYDSVPRALFWPVFVIATLAAMIASQAMISATFSCVKQSMALGCFPRLKIVHTSRRLMGQIYIPIINWFLMVMCVIVVAIFQGTTDIANAYGIAEVGVMIVSTALVTIVMLLIWQTNLSLALCFPLIFGSVELIYLCAILSKIKQGGWLPLVFAFSFLCVMYTWNYGSVLKYQSEVREKISMDLMLELGSTLGTVRVPGIGLLYNELVQGIPSIFGQFLLSLPAIHSTIVFVCIKYVPVPVVPQEERFLFRRACPKDYHMFRCVARYGYKDVRKEDHHAFEQLLVESLEKFLRMEAEDIALENDLHDFELDSVSVRSMDLGPAARYRADDLRAPLIQGRQFEESDTSVSEEGGSMLPPSIMSSSLEEDPGLEYELSALREAMDSGFTYLLAHGDVRARKDSWFFKKLVINYFYAFLRRNCRAGPANMSVPHMNILQVRITYMV, encoded by the exons AtggaggaaggaggaggaggagacggGATTGAGGAGGCCAGCACGAGTGTGAGCTTGAGCGGGGGAGGAGAGTCGAGGTGGGTCGATGGGAGTGAAGTGGAGGACTCCTCGGAGTCAGCGGCTCCTTCCTGGCCGGTGATCGACGGTGGAGGGGGCGGCGGTGAGGCAGACAGAGGAGATGGGTACGGTTACCTGAGGAGGAGGCTCGTGAAGAACCCCAGACGGGTTGACTCCTTTGACGTCGAGGCGATGGAGATTGAAGGCGCTCGTCGTCACCGCTCCAAG GACACTTCAACATGGCAGACTCTTGCTTTAGCATTTCAAACACTGGGCGTAGTATACGGTGACATGGGCACCAGCCCTTTATACGTATTCAGTGATGTGTTTAGCAGGGTCCCAATCGAGTCAGACGTAGATGTCCTTGGAGCTCTCTCACTTGTCATGTACACAATTGCCCTTATTCCTCTAGCAAAATACGTCTTCGTGGTGTTGAAAGCCAACGATAATGGGGAAG GAGGAACGTTTGCTCTGTACTCGTTGATTTGCAGATATGCAGACATTAGTGTTCTTCCTAATCGTCAGCCTGCTGATGAGCTTATCTCGAGTTATAGACTCAAATTGCCTACACCAGAACTGGAGAGGGCTCTCAATATCAAAGAAACTCTTGAGAGGAGATCCTCGTTGAAGACTACCCTCTTGCTGCTGGTTCTCATGGGAACATCAATGATAATAGGAGACGGTATTCTTACCCCAGCAATTTCAG TGATGTCAGCTGTGAGTGGGCTGCAGGGTGAATTAGAAGGATTTGGCACAA GAGCGGAGGCAATGTTTGCTGATTTGGGTCATTTTACTGTACGAGCAATACAG GTTGCCTTCAGCTGTGTGGTATTCCCCTGCCTCCTCTTGGCTTATATGGGCCAAGCTGCATATCTGATGCAGTACCCAGGATCGGCTCCAAGAATATTCTACGATTCTGTGCCAC GTGCTCTGTTCTGGCCTGTCTTTGTGATAGCCACACTCGCAGCCATGATTGCGAGCCAAGCTATGATATCTGCCACCTTCTCATGCGTAAAACAATCCATGGCTCTTGGGTGCTTCCCAAGGCTGAAGATAGTTCACACCTCAAGGAGGCTTATGGGCCAGATCTACATTCCCATTATCAACTGGTTCCTGATGGTCATGTGTGTGATTGTGGTTGCCATATTTCAGGGCACCACCGATATTGCTAATGCATATG GCATAGCTGAAGTTGGGGTGATGATAGTAAGCACGGCCCTCGTGACGATCGTAATGCTTCTAATATGGCAGACGAACTTATCGTTAGCACTATGTTTTCCGCTGATATTCGGATCAGTGGAGCTCATATACCTGTGTGCGATCTTATCAAAAATCAAGCAGGGAGGTTGGCTTCCTCTCGTGTTCGCATTCTCCTTTTTGTGTGTGATGTACACTTGGAACTACGGGAGTGTGCTCAAGTACCAGAGCGAAGTGAGGGAGAAGATCTCCATGGATCTCATGCTTGAGCTGGGCTCCACCCTTGGGACAGTTAGGGTCCCTGGCATTGGTCTTCTCTACAACGAGCTGGTCCAGGGCATTCCCTCGATCTTCGGGCAGTTCCTCTTGAGCCTCCCTGCTATCCACTCCACAATCGTGTTTGTCTGCATCAAGTACGTACCTGTGCCGGTGGTCCCGCAGGAGGAGCGGTTCCTTTTCCGGAGGGCTTGCCCCAAGGACTACCACATGTTCCGGTGTGTTGCTCGTTATGGGTACAAGGATGTGAGGAAGGAGGACCACCATGCGTTCGAACAGCTACTAGTTGAGAGCCTTGAGAAATTCCTCAGGATGGAGGCTGAGGACATCGCCCTTGAGAATGACCTGCACGATTTTGAGCTCGACAGTGTATCGGTGCGATCCATGGACCTGGGGCCTGCCGCCAGGTACAGGGCTGACGACCTCCGGGCCCCGCTCATCCAGGGGAGGCAGTTTGAGGAATCAGATACTTCGGTGTCTGAAGAAGGGGGCAGCATGCTGCCACCGAGCATCATGAGCTCATCCTTGGAGGAGGACCCGGGGCTTGAGTACGAGCTGTCTGCCCTGAGAGAAGCAATGGACTCGGGTTTCACCTACCTGCTCGCCCACGGGGACGTGAGGGCGAGGAAGGACTCCTGGTTCTTCAAGAAGCTCGTTATAAACTACTTCTACGCATTCCTTCGGCGGAACTGCAGGGCTGGGCCAGCGAACATGAGCGTGCCTCACATGAACATTCTCCAGGTCAGGATCACATACATGGTCTGA
- the LOC116210716 gene encoding putative potassium transporter 12 isoform X2, giving the protein MEEGGGGDGIEEASTSVSLSGGGESRWVDGSEVEDSSESAAPSWPVIDGGGGGGEADRGDGYGYLRRRLVKNPRRVDSFDVEAMEIEGARRHRSKDTSTWQTLALAFQTLGVVYGDMGTSPLYVFSDVFSRVPIESDVDVLGALSLVMYTIALIPLAKYVFVVLKANDNGEGGTFALYSLICRYADISVLPNRQPADELISSYRLKLPTPELERALNIKETLERRSSLKTTLLLLVLMGTSMIIGDGILTPAISVMSAVSGLQGELEGFGTNAVVIVSIVILLGLFSIQRFGTGKVGFLFAPILALWFFCLGSIGLYNLIKHDITVLRAVNPAYIYYFFKKNSGLAWSALGGCVLCITGAEAMFADLGHFTVRAIQVAFSCVVFPCLLLAYMGQAAYLMQYPGSAPRIFYDSVPRALFWPVFVIATLAAMIASQAMISATFSCVKQSMALGCFPRLKIVHTSRRLMGQIYIPIINWFLMVMCVIVVAIFQGTTDIANAYGIAEVGVMIVSTALVTIVMLLIWQTNLSLALCFPLIFGSVELIYLCAILSKIKQGGWLPLVFAFSFLCVMYTWNYGSVLKYQSEVREKISMDLMLELGSTLGTVRVPGIGLLYNELVQGIPSIFGQFLLSLPAIHSTIVFVCIKYVPVPVVPQEERFLFRRACPKDYHMFRCVARYGYKDVRKEDHHAFEQLLVESLEKFLRMEAEDIALENDLHDFELDSVSVRSMDLGPAARYRADDLRAPLIQGRQFEESDTSVSEEGGSMLPPSIMSSSLEEDPGLEYELSALREAMDSGFTYLLAHGDVRARKDSWFFKKLVINYFYAFLRRNCRAGPANMSVPHMNILQVRITYMV; this is encoded by the exons AtggaggaaggaggaggaggagacggGATTGAGGAGGCCAGCACGAGTGTGAGCTTGAGCGGGGGAGGAGAGTCGAGGTGGGTCGATGGGAGTGAAGTGGAGGACTCCTCGGAGTCAGCGGCTCCTTCCTGGCCGGTGATCGACGGTGGAGGGGGCGGCGGTGAGGCAGACAGAGGAGATGGGTACGGTTACCTGAGGAGGAGGCTCGTGAAGAACCCCAGACGGGTTGACTCCTTTGACGTCGAGGCGATGGAGATTGAAGGCGCTCGTCGTCACCGCTCCAAG GACACTTCAACATGGCAGACTCTTGCTTTAGCATTTCAAACACTGGGCGTAGTATACGGTGACATGGGCACCAGCCCTTTATACGTATTCAGTGATGTGTTTAGCAGGGTCCCAATCGAGTCAGACGTAGATGTCCTTGGAGCTCTCTCACTTGTCATGTACACAATTGCCCTTATTCCTCTAGCAAAATACGTCTTCGTGGTGTTGAAAGCCAACGATAATGGGGAAG GAGGAACGTTTGCTCTGTACTCGTTGATTTGCAGATATGCAGACATTAGTGTTCTTCCTAATCGTCAGCCTGCTGATGAGCTTATCTCGAGTTATAGACTCAAATTGCCTACACCAGAACTGGAGAGGGCTCTCAATATCAAAGAAACTCTTGAGAGGAGATCCTCGTTGAAGACTACCCTCTTGCTGCTGGTTCTCATGGGAACATCAATGATAATAGGAGACGGTATTCTTACCCCAGCAATTTCAG TGATGTCAGCTGTGAGTGGGCTGCAGGGTGAATTAGAAGGATTTGGCACAA ATGCTGTGGTCATTGTCTCAATTGTTATCCTCCTTGGCCTATTCAGCATACAGCGGTTCGGGACTGGGAAAGTCGGTTTCCTGTTTGCCCCGATCCTTGCCCTATGGTTCTTTTGCCTCGGATCCATTGGATTGTACAATCTCATTAAGCACGATATTACTGTCTTAAGGGCAGTGAATCCTGCTTACATATACTACTTCTTCAAAAAGAATAGTGGTTTAGCATGGTCTGCCCTCGGTGGCTGTGTTCTCTGCATTACAG GAGCGGAGGCAATGTTTGCTGATTTGGGTCATTTTACTGTACGAGCAATACAG GTTGCCTTCAGCTGTGTGGTATTCCCCTGCCTCCTCTTGGCTTATATGGGCCAAGCTGCATATCTGATGCAGTACCCAGGATCGGCTCCAAGAATATTCTACGATTCTGTGCCAC GTGCTCTGTTCTGGCCTGTCTTTGTGATAGCCACACTCGCAGCCATGATTGCGAGCCAAGCTATGATATCTGCCACCTTCTCATGCGTAAAACAATCCATGGCTCTTGGGTGCTTCCCAAGGCTGAAGATAGTTCACACCTCAAGGAGGCTTATGGGCCAGATCTACATTCCCATTATCAACTGGTTCCTGATGGTCATGTGTGTGATTGTGGTTGCCATATTTCAGGGCACCACCGATATTGCTAATGCATATG GCATAGCTGAAGTTGGGGTGATGATAGTAAGCACGGCCCTCGTGACGATCGTAATGCTTCTAATATGGCAGACGAACTTATCGTTAGCACTATGTTTTCCGCTGATATTCGGATCAGTGGAGCTCATATACCTGTGTGCGATCTTATCAAAAATCAAGCAGGGAGGTTGGCTTCCTCTCGTGTTCGCATTCTCCTTTTTGTGTGTGATGTACACTTGGAACTACGGGAGTGTGCTCAAGTACCAGAGCGAAGTGAGGGAGAAGATCTCCATGGATCTCATGCTTGAGCTGGGCTCCACCCTTGGGACAGTTAGGGTCCCTGGCATTGGTCTTCTCTACAACGAGCTGGTCCAGGGCATTCCCTCGATCTTCGGGCAGTTCCTCTTGAGCCTCCCTGCTATCCACTCCACAATCGTGTTTGTCTGCATCAAGTACGTACCTGTGCCGGTGGTCCCGCAGGAGGAGCGGTTCCTTTTCCGGAGGGCTTGCCCCAAGGACTACCACATGTTCCGGTGTGTTGCTCGTTATGGGTACAAGGATGTGAGGAAGGAGGACCACCATGCGTTCGAACAGCTACTAGTTGAGAGCCTTGAGAAATTCCTCAGGATGGAGGCTGAGGACATCGCCCTTGAGAATGACCTGCACGATTTTGAGCTCGACAGTGTATCGGTGCGATCCATGGACCTGGGGCCTGCCGCCAGGTACAGGGCTGACGACCTCCGGGCCCCGCTCATCCAGGGGAGGCAGTTTGAGGAATCAGATACTTCGGTGTCTGAAGAAGGGGGCAGCATGCTGCCACCGAGCATCATGAGCTCATCCTTGGAGGAGGACCCGGGGCTTGAGTACGAGCTGTCTGCCCTGAGAGAAGCAATGGACTCGGGTTTCACCTACCTGCTCGCCCACGGGGACGTGAGGGCGAGGAAGGACTCCTGGTTCTTCAAGAAGCTCGTTATAAACTACTTCTACGCATTCCTTCGGCGGAACTGCAGGGCTGGGCCAGCGAACATGAGCGTGCCTCACATGAACATTCTCCAGGTCAGGATCACATACATGGTCTGA
- the LOC116210716 gene encoding putative potassium transporter 12 isoform X3, whose product MEEGGGGDGIEEASTSVSLSGGGESRWVDGSEVEDSSESAAPSWPVIDGGGGGGEADRGDGYGYLRRRLVKNPRRVDSFDVEAMEIEGARRHRSKDTSTWQTLALAFQTLGVVYGDMGTSPLYVFSDVFSRVPIESDVDVLGALSLVMYTIALIPLAKYVFVVLKANDNGEGGTFALYSLICRYADISVLPNRQPADELISSYRLKLPTPELERALNIKETLERRSSLKTTLLLLVLMGTSMIIGDGILTPAISVMSAVSGLQGELEGFGTSLCSFNAFLERIQRFGTGKVGFLFAPILALWFFCLGSIGLYNLIKHDITVLRAVNPAYIYYFFKKNSGLAWSALGGCVLCITGAEAMFADLGHFTVRAIQVAFSCVVFPCLLLAYMGQAAYLMQYPGSAPRIFYDSVPRALFWPVFVIATLAAMIASQAMISATFSCVKQSMALGCFPRLKIVHTSRRLMGQIYIPIINWFLMVMCVIVVAIFQGTTDIANAYGIAEVGVMIVSTALVTIVMLLIWQTNLSLALCFPLIFGSVELIYLCAILSKIKQGGWLPLVFAFSFLCVMYTWNYGSVLKYQSEVREKISMDLMLELGSTLGTVRVPGIGLLYNELVQGIPSIFGQFLLSLPAIHSTIVFVCIKYVPVPVVPQEERFLFRRACPKDYHMFRCVARYGYKDVRKEDHHAFEQLLVESLEKFLRMEAEDIALENDLHDFELDSVSVRSMDLGPAARYRADDLRAPLIQGRQFEESDTSVSEEGGSMLPPSIMSSSLEEDPGLEYELSALREAMDSGFTYLLAHGDVRARKDSWFFKKLVINYFYAFLRRNCRAGPANMSVPHMNILQVRITYMV is encoded by the exons AtggaggaaggaggaggaggagacggGATTGAGGAGGCCAGCACGAGTGTGAGCTTGAGCGGGGGAGGAGAGTCGAGGTGGGTCGATGGGAGTGAAGTGGAGGACTCCTCGGAGTCAGCGGCTCCTTCCTGGCCGGTGATCGACGGTGGAGGGGGCGGCGGTGAGGCAGACAGAGGAGATGGGTACGGTTACCTGAGGAGGAGGCTCGTGAAGAACCCCAGACGGGTTGACTCCTTTGACGTCGAGGCGATGGAGATTGAAGGCGCTCGTCGTCACCGCTCCAAG GACACTTCAACATGGCAGACTCTTGCTTTAGCATTTCAAACACTGGGCGTAGTATACGGTGACATGGGCACCAGCCCTTTATACGTATTCAGTGATGTGTTTAGCAGGGTCCCAATCGAGTCAGACGTAGATGTCCTTGGAGCTCTCTCACTTGTCATGTACACAATTGCCCTTATTCCTCTAGCAAAATACGTCTTCGTGGTGTTGAAAGCCAACGATAATGGGGAAG GAGGAACGTTTGCTCTGTACTCGTTGATTTGCAGATATGCAGACATTAGTGTTCTTCCTAATCGTCAGCCTGCTGATGAGCTTATCTCGAGTTATAGACTCAAATTGCCTACACCAGAACTGGAGAGGGCTCTCAATATCAAAGAAACTCTTGAGAGGAGATCCTCGTTGAAGACTACCCTCTTGCTGCTGGTTCTCATGGGAACATCAATGATAATAGGAGACGGTATTCTTACCCCAGCAATTTCAG TGATGTCAGCTGTGAGTGGGCTGCAGGGTGAATTAGAAGGATTTGGCACAA GTCTCTGCTCTTTTAATGCTTTTCTCGAACG CATACAGCGGTTCGGGACTGGGAAAGTCGGTTTCCTGTTTGCCCCGATCCTTGCCCTATGGTTCTTTTGCCTCGGATCCATTGGATTGTACAATCTCATTAAGCACGATATTACTGTCTTAAGGGCAGTGAATCCTGCTTACATATACTACTTCTTCAAAAAGAATAGTGGTTTAGCATGGTCTGCCCTCGGTGGCTGTGTTCTCTGCATTACAG GAGCGGAGGCAATGTTTGCTGATTTGGGTCATTTTACTGTACGAGCAATACAG GTTGCCTTCAGCTGTGTGGTATTCCCCTGCCTCCTCTTGGCTTATATGGGCCAAGCTGCATATCTGATGCAGTACCCAGGATCGGCTCCAAGAATATTCTACGATTCTGTGCCAC GTGCTCTGTTCTGGCCTGTCTTTGTGATAGCCACACTCGCAGCCATGATTGCGAGCCAAGCTATGATATCTGCCACCTTCTCATGCGTAAAACAATCCATGGCTCTTGGGTGCTTCCCAAGGCTGAAGATAGTTCACACCTCAAGGAGGCTTATGGGCCAGATCTACATTCCCATTATCAACTGGTTCCTGATGGTCATGTGTGTGATTGTGGTTGCCATATTTCAGGGCACCACCGATATTGCTAATGCATATG GCATAGCTGAAGTTGGGGTGATGATAGTAAGCACGGCCCTCGTGACGATCGTAATGCTTCTAATATGGCAGACGAACTTATCGTTAGCACTATGTTTTCCGCTGATATTCGGATCAGTGGAGCTCATATACCTGTGTGCGATCTTATCAAAAATCAAGCAGGGAGGTTGGCTTCCTCTCGTGTTCGCATTCTCCTTTTTGTGTGTGATGTACACTTGGAACTACGGGAGTGTGCTCAAGTACCAGAGCGAAGTGAGGGAGAAGATCTCCATGGATCTCATGCTTGAGCTGGGCTCCACCCTTGGGACAGTTAGGGTCCCTGGCATTGGTCTTCTCTACAACGAGCTGGTCCAGGGCATTCCCTCGATCTTCGGGCAGTTCCTCTTGAGCCTCCCTGCTATCCACTCCACAATCGTGTTTGTCTGCATCAAGTACGTACCTGTGCCGGTGGTCCCGCAGGAGGAGCGGTTCCTTTTCCGGAGGGCTTGCCCCAAGGACTACCACATGTTCCGGTGTGTTGCTCGTTATGGGTACAAGGATGTGAGGAAGGAGGACCACCATGCGTTCGAACAGCTACTAGTTGAGAGCCTTGAGAAATTCCTCAGGATGGAGGCTGAGGACATCGCCCTTGAGAATGACCTGCACGATTTTGAGCTCGACAGTGTATCGGTGCGATCCATGGACCTGGGGCCTGCCGCCAGGTACAGGGCTGACGACCTCCGGGCCCCGCTCATCCAGGGGAGGCAGTTTGAGGAATCAGATACTTCGGTGTCTGAAGAAGGGGGCAGCATGCTGCCACCGAGCATCATGAGCTCATCCTTGGAGGAGGACCCGGGGCTTGAGTACGAGCTGTCTGCCCTGAGAGAAGCAATGGACTCGGGTTTCACCTACCTGCTCGCCCACGGGGACGTGAGGGCGAGGAAGGACTCCTGGTTCTTCAAGAAGCTCGTTATAAACTACTTCTACGCATTCCTTCGGCGGAACTGCAGGGCTGGGCCAGCGAACATGAGCGTGCCTCACATGAACATTCTCCAGGTCAGGATCACATACATGGTCTGA
- the LOC116211595 gene encoding spermidine synthase — MAEESGVVAADLPVKRPREEEADGAAATMEVDGAGKEPNCISAVIPGWFSEISPMWPGEAHSLKVEKILFQGKSDFQDVMVFQSSTYGKVLVLDGVIQITERDECAYQEMITHLPLCSIPSPKKVLVIGGGDGGVLREVARHTSVEQIDICEIDAMVVDVSKQFFPEIAVGFQDPRVNLKIGDGVAFLKAVPEGTYDAIIVDSSDPIGPAQELFEKPFFGSVAKALRPGGVVCTQAESIWLHMHIIEDIVANCRQVFKGSVNYAWTTVPTYPSGVIGFMLCSTEGPAVDFKHPINPIDSDENLSKSKRPLRFYNREIHSAAFCLPSFAKKVIDSKTK; from the exons ATGGCGGAGGAGAGCGGCGTCGTTGCGGCGGATTTGCCCGTGAAGAGGCCCAGAGAAGAAGAGGCGGATGGCGCCGCCGCCACCATGGAAGTGGATGGCGCCGGCAAAGAGCCGAACTGCATTTCGGCTGTCATCCCCGGGTGGTTCTCCGAGATTAGCCCAATGTGGCCCG GAGAAGCTCATTCCTTAAAGGTGGAAAAGATTTTATTCCAGGGGAAATCTGACTTCCAAGATGTCATGGTCTTTCAG TCGTCAACATATGGCAAAGTCCTAGTCTTGGATGGGGTTATTCAGATCACTGAGAGAGATGAGTGTGCATACCAAGAAATGATCACTCATCTTCCCCTCTGCTCAATTCCGAGTCCGAAGAAG GTATTGGTTATTGGCGGAGGAGACGGTGGCGTACTTCGTGAAGTGGCTCGCCATACTTCAGTTGAACAGATCGATATCTGTGAAATTGATGCCATGGTGGTTGAT GTCTCTAAACAATTCTTCCCCGAGATTGCAGTTGGTTTTCAGGATCCCCGTGTGAATCTCAAGATTGGTGATG GAGTTGCATTTTTGAAAGCTGTTCCTGAGGGAACTTATGATGCAATCATAGTGGATTCATCCGATCCAATAG GTCCAGCACAGGAGCTGTTCGAGAAGCCGTTCTTCGGGTCTGTAGCGAAGGCCCTCCGCCCGGGAGGAGTCGTGTGTACTCAGGCAGAAAGTATATGGCTCCACATGCACATCATTGAGGATATTGTTGCAAATTGCCGCCAGGTCTTTAAGGGCTCTGTCAATTATGCATGGACGACTGTTCCTACTTATCCCAG TGGGGTGATTGGCTTCATGCTCTGCTCGACGGAGGGGCCTGCTGTGGATTTCAAGCACCCAATCAACCCGATAGACTCTGATGAGAATCTCAGCAAATCGAAGCGTCCTTTGAGGTTCTACAACAGAGAG ATTCATTCTGCGGCTTTCTGTTTGCCGTCTTTTGCCAAGAAGGTGATTGATTCCAAAACCAAGTGA